The following proteins come from a genomic window of Vicia villosa cultivar HV-30 ecotype Madison, WI unplaced genomic scaffold, Vvil1.0 ctg.000460F_1_1, whole genome shotgun sequence:
- the LOC131628524 gene encoding DNA polymerase II subunit B3-1-like: protein MASSNNSIAENKKAKKPETSTPTSKIKKEKDVEKSSEKKKKNNEEIKSNKSKKLKFANGNSKEKEDNGIKHENDIEEEEEAKTNVFPMSRIRTIIKAEISDLRVTQEAILAINKAAEKFLEQLALEAYACCAQDRKKYLSYNHLSNVVSKQKRFDFLSDFVPEKVKAEDALRETISRGERGG, encoded by the exons ATGGCTTCCTCAAACAATTCCATAGCAGAAAACAAAAAAGCCAAAAAACCAGAAACCTCAACACCTACCAGCAAAATCAAAAAGGAAAAAGACGTAGAAAAATCcagtgagaagaagaagaagaacaacgaGGAGATCAAAAGCAACAAGAGTAAGAAACTCAAGTTCGCCAATGGAAATTCcaaagaaaaagaagataacGGAATAAAACACGAGAACgacattgaagaagaagaagaagcgaaAACGAACGTGTTTCCGATGAGTCGAATCAGGACGATAATCAAAGCGGAAATCAGCGATTTGCGTGTTACTCAGGAAGCTATATTGGCGATTAACAAGGCTGCG gAGAAGTTTCTTGAACAATTGGCTCTGGAAGCTTATGCTTGTTGTGCTCAGGATCGTAAGAAATATCTAAGTTACAATCACCTAT CAAATGTTGTTAGTAAGCAAAAAAGATTCGACTTTCTGTCTG ATTTTGTTCCTGAGAAAGTGAAAGCTGAGGATGCATTAAGAGAGACAATCTCAAGAGGGGAAAGAGGCGGTTAG
- the LOC131628511 gene encoding fasciclin-like arabinogalactan protein 12, with translation MFLYISFPPPLLQASTHFFFSQNMVMMKHYFFSLTLLLMVFVSSTTILAQKSPAPAPSADSPPTDIIRILKKAGGYTTLIRLLKTTQVSTQINSQLLNSNGGLTLFAANDNAFSSLKPGFLNSLSDEQKNKLIQFHLLPTFVAISNFDTLSNPVRTQAGDDPYRLALNVTSSGNQVNITTGIVNVTVGGTVYTDHQLAVYQVDKVLLPRDFFVAKPPAPAPAPEKAKTSSKKKSTDSAEVPSGNDDSGAFTVKQRRLMLVPVAFATMIVALLSG, from the coding sequence ATGTTTCTTTATATTTCATTCCCTCCACCACTTCTTCAAGCATCAACACACTTCTTCTTCTCACAAAACATGGTGATGATGAAGCATTATTTCTTCTCTCTCACACTTCTTCTAATGGTTTTTGTCTCTTCCACTACAATTCTAGCTCAGAAATCACCTGCTCCGGCACCATCTGCTGATTCACCCCCGACGGACATTATAAGAATCCTCAAAAAGGCGGGAGGGTACACCACGCTAATCCGTCTTCTCAAGACGACACAAGTATCCACCCAAATCAACTCTCAACTCTTAAACTCGAACGGCGGTTTGACCTTGTTTGCAGCGAACGATAATGCTTTTTCAAGCCTTAAACCGGGTTTCCTCAATTCACTTAGCGATGAACAAAAGAACAAGCTCATCCAATTCCACTTGCTACCTACATTTGTAGCAATATCGAATTTCGACACTCTTAGCAACCCGGTAAGAACACAGGCGGGTGATGATCCGTATAGGTTGGCGCTGAATGTAACAAGTTCAGGAAACCAAGTGAACATAACGACTGGCATTGTTAATGTCACGGTTGGTGGAACTGTTTACACCGATCACCAGCTCGCGGTTTACCAGGTCGACAAGGTGCTCCTTCCTCGGGACTTCTTTGTTGCTAAGCCTCCTGCACCGGCTCCAGCGCCTGAAAAGGCGAAGACATCGTCTAAGAAGAAATCTACTGACAGCGCTGAAGTTCCAAGCGGAAACGACGATTCTGGCGCTTTTACTGTGAAACAGCGGCGTCTGATGTTGGTTCCTGTTGCATTTGCTACAATGATAGTAGCATTACTTTCAGGGTGA